In Actinoplanes lobatus, the DNA window TCACCTACTCCGGCCGGACCGTGACCATCGACGACCGGGTCCGGATCAAGGCCGGCAAGGGTTGCAAGGCGGTCAAGGGCGATGCGACGAAGGTCCGCTGCACGTTCCCCACGGATTACGACGCCTACTACGGAACGGTCCACGTCTACCTGGGCGACCGCGGCGACTCGCTGGTCAACAGGTCGAAGGTGCAGACCTCCGTCTTCGGCGGCAGCGGCAACGACGCCCTCCAGGGCGGCTCCGGCACGGACACTCTGCGCGGCGAATCCGGCAAGGACCGGCTCTGGGGCAACGGCGGTGACGACTACCTCGACGGCGGCAGCAACACCGATGCCCTGTCGGGTGCGGCCGGCAACGACCGCCTCGCCGGCGGCACCGGTCACGACACCCTGTACGGCGGTGACGGCGAGGACGGCCTCCACGGCGGCAGCGGTGACGACGTCCTCTACGCGGGTCCCGGCTACGACGGTCTGAACGGCGGGACCGGCGCCGACTACCTCTCCGGCGGCTCCGGCGAGGACACCGTGGGTTACCAGGACCGCCGG includes these proteins:
- a CDS encoding calcium-binding protein; translation: MRRAARICAVLFATTLGSGLAAAPAQAATTGVARMPHAQAVRYTAGSKATNRVTITYSGRTVTIDDRVRIKAGKGCKAVKGDATKVRCTFPTDYDAYYGTVHVYLGDRGDSLVNRSKVQTSVFGGSGNDALQGGSGTDTLRGESGKDRLWGNGGDDYLDGGSNTDALSGAAGNDRLAGGTGHDTLYGGDGEDGLHGGSGDDVLYAGPGYDGLNGGTGADYLSGGSGEDTVGYQDRRDDIVADLDVAKADDGAKGERDTIVSDVENLSGGSGNDVLTGNDGANRFYAGSGADRVYAGGGNDFVHGGYGQDMLYGEAGDDELNEIGSADDYADRLDGGDHVTGDECWPSTPDVVVNCEITG